In Leptospira montravelensis, the DNA window GATATCGGTGGGCCGTCTATGCTCCGTTCGGCGGCAAAAAATCATAAAAACGTAGTGGTTCTTACTGACCCAAAAGATTACGAGTCTTTCCAATCTGAATTTACGACAAACAAAGGAAAGATATCACGTGAAACTGCTTTTAAATATGCGGCAAAAGTATTTTCTGAAACTGCTTCTTACGACTCAGCCATCTCCACTTTCTTTAATAAAAAGTTAGATATCAAATACCCTGATAAAATCACATTTGCCTTTAATAAAAAACAAAAACTTAGGTATGGCGAAAACCCGCACCAAGATGCGGCTTTTTATGAACCGCTTTTTATCAAATCACAGTTTGAAGCCTTACAAGGAAAAGAACTCTCATTCAATAATATGTTGGATTTTGATGCGGCCTTTCATGTGGCGAGTTTACTTCCTAAAAATGCTGTTTCCATTGTAAAACACTTAAACCCTTGTGGAATTGCATTCGGAGAAAATGTCCTCGAGTCCTTTGAACTTGCTAGAAAAACAGATCCTATTTCTGCTTTTGGTGGGATCATTGGAATTCACGGTCGTGTGGAAAAAGAGGCAGCAGAAGAAATCACAAAAAACTTTGTAGAAGGTGTAATTGCTGAAAGTTTTTCAGAGGAAGCTTTGGAAATTTTCGGAAAAAAACCTAACATTCGTTTAATCCCTATTGCCAAATTTAATGAAGCTTTGGATGAACTTGATTTACGTTCTCTTCACCACGGACTACTCATCCAAAATCGTGACTATGATTTGATTACTAAAGACAAACTTAAAATTGTATCGAAAAAACAACCAACTGCAGATGACTTAGAAGGATTAATGTTTGCTTGGAACTGTGTGAAGTTTATCAAATCTAATGCGATTGTTTATACAGACCAAAATTCAACTCTAGGTATTGGAGCTGGACAAATGTCTCGCGTGGATTCAGTCGAACTTGGAGCCATTAAGGCCCAAAAAGTGGGACTTTCTGTTGTAGGATCTTACGTGGGTAGTGATGCGTTTTTCCCTTTCCGAGATGGAATTGATGCCATTGCCAAAGTGGGTGCTAAAGCCATCATCCAACCAGGCGGATCTATCCGTGATGAAGAAGTCATCCAAGCCGCAGATGAACATGGTCTGATTATGGTGTTCACTGGAATGAGGCATTTCCGTCACTAATGGAATTTTTTCTTTTCCTCCTATTTCTCACCTTCTTTTGTTTGGTGACAGCGGTAATCGTTTATTACGTAAAGATTTTATTCTTTTCTAAAAAAACAAATTACCGCAGAGAAGAACTAACAGAGATTCGTGGGGATGTATTCCGCATTTGTTTGGATGTTTTGGAATCAGGGGGAAATTTAGTCTACGGAAGCGGGGCATTTTTAGGTGGTGCCCTTTTTGTTTGGCTTTGGTCTCTACTTGGATCCGTGCTCGGTGAAAAAGGACCTGGGCCTTTCGAACATATCTTCCATATGCCGATTTTCTTTTTAGCTCTTTTCTTTTCCTTTCCCTTCTTAAAAGATGCTTACCGTGGGGAAAAATACCTAATACTCGCCAAACCTACACTTTCTGGTCTTGCCTTAGGAAATTTGGCTGCTGGGGCTGTCCACTACGGTCTCGACCGTGACCTTTTCTTTTTGTTTTACTTACTCCTTGTTTTAATACAAATCCCAGTGCTTGTTTTCCTTTGGAACAAGGAACCCATCTTAGGAATGAGTTTTGAGGAAGGTAATTCTATTTATACTTTTGAAGAAGAGGAAGATTGGGGGGCACCATCCTCAACAGATCCCACCTCCAATAGTGGCTGGAACGAAGAAGAGGATGGACCCTTTTCCAATGAAGAAGATGATTTTGGTTTGGGGGACGACCCTTTCCGAGACGATTTTAAGTAAGAAACAGGTTCTCTTTTTTCTCACTTTGACCGATAGAAATCATATGAAGAAATATCTGGTTTTCCTTCTTTTCCTAATCCCTGGACTTCTTAGCGCCCAAACAGAAATGCCCAATAGTTTGGATGGATTTGCAGAAGCCTCTTGGGGAATGACCTTTGAATCCATTCGTGAAAAATTTTTGTCAATGGCTACCAATCCAGATTCCAAGGAAAAAATCGAACTCTTAAATGAAAAAAAAGAAGAAAGCCTTCTGATCAAACGAAACGGAATTTTCTATCTTTACCGCTTTTATAAAACACCAGAATTACTTAAAGAAGTTCGCCCGAAAAGAGAAGGTGCGCCTGAATCAGATCCTTCCATCGATGGACAAACTGAATTTCGAGAAAACGGAATCCTCTTTTCCGTTGGAGTAACTTTCAATTTAGTTCCAACAGATAAAATCAAAGAGAAGATGGAAAAGAAATACGGGAAACCCAGAAAAGAATCCATTGGCGATGACAAGGTTTCCGGAGCCGCGATTTGGGAACTTGTAGAAAGACGTGAGAACCCGCCTCGAGGAGGATTTGCCGTGGTATGGAGAGAAGGATATAAAAAAGCTCCTTACACGCGCCGGATTGATTATTTTTCTGCGAACTTAAAAGAGGTAATCGCCAAGGATTATGTCGATTTCTTCAGCGTTCAAGAAACAAAAACCTTGCGGGATTTAATCCCGTAGTTACCTTGTCTCGTGAGGCTTGGTTCGTCCAAGCCATCCATACGAGGCAAAATGAATTTATTTTTAGACACAGCCAACATAGACGAAATCAAAAAAGTCCATGAACTTGGTCTCCTAGACGGAATTACCACAAACCCATCCATCATTGCAAAATCCGGTCGTAAGTTCACGGAAGTCATCAAAGAAATTTGTAGTTTTGTCAAAGGGCCTGTGAGCGCCGAAGTTCTTGCAACCGATGCTCCGACCATGATCAAAGAAGGTTTAGAACTTTCTAAAATTGCAGAAAACGTAGTGGTAAAAGTTCCTCTGATTCCTGAAGGAATCAAAGCGGTGAAGGCGTTCTCAGACCAAGGAATTCGAACTAACGTAACTCTTTGTTTCACAGCCAACCAAGCTCTACTTGCTGCCAAAGCGGGTGCGAGTTTCATCTCTCCATTTGTGGGACGTTTGGATGATATTGGATATGATGGATTAGAACTGATCTCCGAAATCCGAGACATTTATGACAACTACGGAATTGAAACACAAATCCTTGCGGCATCCGTGCGCCACCCCATTCACTTCAAAGAAGTAGCACTTCGTGGGGCAGATTGTGTTACCTTACCTTATTCTGTATTTGAAATGCTTTTCAAACACCCACTCACTGACAGTGGACTTGCAAAGTTTGTTGAAGATTCCAAAAAACTAAACTGGTAAAATTCTAAAACCACACCACCGGATACTTTCGGTGGTGGACAAAATTATTCACTAAGAGTGCATTCACTAGTAAAATCATTACCCCAATAAAAACGGGGAACAAAATAAAATCAACCCCCACTCCCCCCAAAACTCCAATGAGTGCCGTAGCCCCACCTGGCGGGTGTAAGGTGTGAGTTAAATACATAACAAAAATAGATAGTCCTACCGAAAATCCAATGGTGAAAAAATTGGTTCCGAGTGTAGCCACAAGAATCACTGCAATGGTTGCAGAAATCATATGCCCACCAATTAAATTTCTGGGTTGAGAAAGTGGTGCTTCTGGAACAGCAAAGAGAAGTACAGCCGTTGCACCAAAAGAACCAATGAGTAAAGAATGACCGAACCAATTTGTGACGGCTAGTATTGACCAAATGGATACGGTACTACTAATCAAACTCCAAATCGCAAACCGAAAGGAGCGTTTCGGGCGGACTGTCCGCAGTGGTGCTTTAATTTTATAAGGAATTTTCTTTAGTCTATCTTTCAGCGTAATTTACCCAAATTTCTTTCATTTGGTCAATAAAACAAAAAGCAGATTGGTGGGAAGCATCATTAAATAAATCGCAGGTTCCTTCCTTGTTCCAATTTAAAGTATAAGCTCCATAGGATTTTGCCATAATTTCCGTTGGCTCCCACCAAACTTCCTTTATATGAAATTTTTCATAATACTTGTAATAATCACCATAAACCTTTGGCCAAAGTACTAAAGTTTTAATTTGGTTTTTTCGTGTTAGGTCTAAAAAAGCTTCCACATAAGGTCTTTGCGACGAACCCAGTGTATATGAACCCATATACAAACTTCCAATCCGAAGTGTATCTTTTTTGATTTTTTCAATCGGATTGGACTGAACCCCATACATCAAATACTCACCTTTCGTATAATTGATCAGTTGGAACTCTTCATTGTATTTAGATTTGTATTCCTTTAGTTTTCCACGTTTGAGACGAGAACTCAAGAGGGAAAGGTTTAGTTCGACACTCCGAATAGAAAAAACCTTATCTAATAAATAAGCCCACTTCTCTTTCAAGGGAATGTCTTTCCATACAATGTCTAAACATTCATTATCACATCCCATTCGTAAAAATGGGGAAAGAATAAATCCTTTATTATCATCAAAGGCTTCTGGACTGAGTGAAAGAATGACAAACTCTGGTTTGATCCCCATAGCCAAAAGTTTTTTCAATTGAATATAGGAATTCATTGGAATGCCTTGCGGACTACTAAAATTGTAGAGTGTCCAGTTTTTACGGTAAGGTTCAGGAATCCCTAGTTCCGAAAAAGGGTAAGAACGTGAGTCTCCAAAAACAAGTGTTAAGTTTTTTTCACTCGCTTCCTTGTCAGCTAACAGACGCTTGGCAAGTTCCTTTCTTTGGAAATAAAAAACAGAGTTCCCTGCCTGGAGAAATTCATCATGGAAGATGGGCAAAAGGAAAATTTTATCTACAAAAAAGATAAATAAAAAAAGAACGACTGGATATAATAAAAACGGTTTTGATTTCAAAAACACAAATCCCCTAACCTCACCATTTTAAGACTGGATTGGATTCTTCAACCAAATTAAGAAATTGGTTTTCCAAGAACTTGTTCTTCGGTCACAACCTTGTATTTGCCTTCGTCTAGAACAAAGTCTCGTAAATCCAATTTTCCAATCCGAATTCGATAGAGATCAAGCACTACTAAATCCTTTGCCTTACACATTCTACGGATTTGGCGTTTTTTCCCTTCTTTTAAAATAATACTGAGGTAACTCGTGAAACCGGGGTTCGTTTTTTCTGGCATTACATTGGCTGGTTTTACTGCAAGGGCACGGAGAGTATCTCCACCTTCTCTAACACCTAACATAAATTCATCGGCAATGGCTTTCCATGCAACAGGTTGTTTCAAACTGATGATATATTCTTTATCAATTTTATTCCTTGGATGTGTTACTTTTTGGATAAAATCTCCATCGATCGATAAAAGTAAAAGTCCACGAGAATCCAAATCCAAACGACCTGCATAATTGTATTTTTGAAAACCTTCCGGCAGCAGGGAAAAAATGGTGTTCTCATGGAACTTGTCTTCGTGCGAAGTTAGGTAACCTGCTGGTTTATTGAAGGCAATGATTTTGGGTCGTTTCAATGACTCCTCTTCCATTTGAACGGGATTTCCGTCGAAACTCACGGAATCGGTTTCTGATACTTGAAAAGAAAGATCAGTAATGGTGCTTCCGTTAATTTTGATTCTTCCGGAGAGAACCAAATCTTCTACTTTTCTACGGGAACCGAGACCTAATTTAGCTAGAAATGCGTTGATCCTCATGATTTTCCATTTTACAAAGTGGCCTCATTTCAAAAAGTCTAAAGAAGGTATGAATCCGTTAAAAAAGAAACCTCGCTCTAAAAATATCAGTCCCCGGGTGGACCTTCCCGAGTGGATGAAGGTGCGAGTGAGTTTTCCTACGGAAGGAGATGCCCTATCCAAAGTGCGGGAAGAGGTAGAATCCAAAAAACTCCATACCGTTTGTGAATCAGCCAGTTGTCCCAACCTCAACCATTGTTGGAACCGCAAGACCGCCACCTATATGTTGTCTGGAGATATCTGCACAAGAAGATGCCAATACTGCGATGTGGCATTTGGAAAACCAAACGCGCTTGATTCGGAAGAACCCGAAAGAGTCGCAAGGTCTGTGGCAGAACTCGAACTTCGCCATGTGGTTTTAACTGCGGTAAACCGTGACGACCTAAAAGATGGGGGAGCTGGACATTTTGCCGAAACCATTACGAAAATCAAATCGTATCGTCCTACATGTTCCATAGAAGTTCTTATCCCTGATTTTAAGGCCAAAGAAGATTCCTTACAAATTCTTTATGCCGCAAAACCCAATATCATCAATCATAACATCGAAACTGTGGAGAGACTTTTTCCCACGATCACACCCCAGAAGAACTACAAACGATCACTTGAGGTACTTTCCCATATTGCAAAACATGGTTTCCTTACCAAAAGTGGCCTCATTTTAGGTCTTGGGGAAAAAGAAGAGGATGTCAAACAGTGTTTGGTAGAACTGTATCAACACGGGGTTCGGATGTTAACCATTGGCCAATACCTCCAACCAGGCCCCACTCACTACCCAGTCCAAGAATTTGTGAAGCCAGAAACGTTTGAATTTTGGAAGGAATTTGCCTATCGAACTGGATTCAAAACAGTCGCCTCAGGCCCACTCGTTCGTTCTTCCTATCATGCAGAGGAATATTTTTCAGACGAAGCAAACTGATTGGTCCGAAAGATAAACTATGGACCAGGAACAATTGGAGGCATTTAAAGAGGAACTAGCAAAAACCTTCTTTTTTTCTATCCTTTCAGATTTAAGTGAAATCGGAGAAACCCTCTCTGATTTTGAAGTGAAACTACTCATTAAAAAGGCCCTCTCTCACTCTCCTCATTTACAAGTGGAATGGGGTGAAATGGACCGATTTGGAAACAATACCCTACTTGTTAAATATGAATCCAATTTACTCGTGATTGAAGTGAGTCCTCTGATAAGTACCATCCGAATCCTTTGGAACGAATACAAAGCTCGTGAAAAATAAAAAATTCCAGTACATAAAAAAAGCCCGAAGGATACTTCCTCCAGGCTTCTTTTCTACGTAAGGGTTGGTTTATTTAGAATTTGGATTTTTGTTGAAGGTCATAGATGACTTCTTCTACATTATCCATATCAATTCTCTTAACACCATTTTCAGTGTGAACAATCAACTGTCCGTTTTCTTGGTTGATGATCGCTCCAATCACTGTTTTACCGTCTACTAAAACGATTTTTTCAATTCTTTCGTAGTAGTTTACAATGTCTTTTTTAGACTTAAATTCTTTAGGTTGGTTAGCCAAAGACTCTTCGAATTTTTTCTTCTCATCTTCTTGGCGTTTTGCAACTTCAGTTTCAATTGCTTGTCTCTTAGCATCAATTTCTTGTTTTTTCAACTCATCTAACTTTTCAGTTTGAGCAGATTCGCTAAGTTTTGCAATTTCCTCTGCAGTCTTTTTGTCCACTGTAACGATCGTTTTGATTTCTTGTTCTTCGTTTTTAGTCAGTTTTGCAGTTTCAACAACGAGTTTTTCTTTCTCAGCAGTTTTGAATGCTTTGTTCAAATCCAAAGTTTGGATGTCAGCAGACTTTGCAAGGTCAGCAGATTTTGCTGATTGTGTGGATGCTTGGTCTTTCTCTAAGATTACTTCTGCTTTCGCTAAAGACTCTTGGAGTTTTTTCAAATCTGCATTTCCAGAAATTTCTTCTGAAGAAAGTTTTTCTAAAGCAGGAACACGTGGAGCAAATGCAACCGCACCTTCTACTACTTTTACTTTCGCAGGTTTTCCCTCAGCAGCTTCTACGATAAAAGACGTTCCTCGCACACCCGCAATCGCAGTTGGTGTTACGACAGTAAAGTTGTCTTCTTTCTTAGCTTTGTTGACTTTCGCAAATACCTTTCCTGAAACTAGAGCAATTTGAGTGTCTGTAGTTCCTGAACTGTCTTGGGAAAGTTTCGCAAAGTCAATCGCGGACTTAGGAGAGATACGAATGCTCGATCCATCCGCAAATTGGATGTCTACTTTTCCATTGTCGCCTGTGACTACGTTATCCCCGGATTTCAGAAGGGCACCAAGCTGTGCTTTTTCTTCTGTTTGGTCTGCGTGTTGGATTTTAGAATCTCCCACCGCAAATACGACTACCGCAGATAAATCTGCTGGTTTTTTTGGTGCTTCAGACACTTCTGCGTCTGGTT includes these proteins:
- the purH gene encoding bifunctional phosphoribosylaminoimidazolecarboxamide formyltransferase/IMP cyclohydrolase → MIEIKRALVSVSDKAGITEICSFLAKNGVEILSTGGTYDALSKAGIPVKKVDEFTGFPEILHGRVKTLHPKIHGGLLGDTTNPDHVKQMDANGIVPITLVIVNLYPFVKTVMKPDVTLEDAIENIDIGGPSMLRSAAKNHKNVVVLTDPKDYESFQSEFTTNKGKISRETAFKYAAKVFSETASYDSAISTFFNKKLDIKYPDKITFAFNKKQKLRYGENPHQDAAFYEPLFIKSQFEALQGKELSFNNMLDFDAAFHVASLLPKNAVSIVKHLNPCGIAFGENVLESFELARKTDPISAFGGIIGIHGRVEKEAAEEITKNFVEGVIAESFSEEALEIFGKKPNIRLIPIAKFNEALDELDLRSLHHGLLIQNRDYDLITKDKLKIVSKKQPTADDLEGLMFAWNCVKFIKSNAIVYTDQNSTLGIGAGQMSRVDSVELGAIKAQKVGLSVVGSYVGSDAFFPFRDGIDAIAKVGAKAIIQPGGSIRDEEVIQAADEHGLIMVFTGMRHFRH
- the fsa gene encoding fructose-6-phosphate aldolase translates to MNLFLDTANIDEIKKVHELGLLDGITTNPSIIAKSGRKFTEVIKEICSFVKGPVSAEVLATDAPTMIKEGLELSKIAENVVVKVPLIPEGIKAVKAFSDQGIRTNVTLCFTANQALLAAKAGASFISPFVGRLDDIGYDGLELISEIRDIYDNYGIETQILAASVRHPIHFKEVALRGADCVTLPYSVFEMLFKHPLTDSGLAKFVEDSKKLNW
- a CDS encoding HPP family protein, whose amino-acid sequence is MRTVRPKRSFRFAIWSLISSTVSIWSILAVTNWFGHSLLIGSFGATAVLLFAVPEAPLSQPRNLIGGHMISATIAVILVATLGTNFFTIGFSVGLSIFVMYLTHTLHPPGGATALIGVLGGVGVDFILFPVFIGVMILLVNALLVNNFVHHRKYPVVWF
- a CDS encoding DUF1574 domain-containing protein, yielding MKSKPFLLYPVVLFLFIFFVDKIFLLPIFHDEFLQAGNSVFYFQRKELAKRLLADKEASEKNLTLVFGDSRSYPFSELGIPEPYRKNWTLYNFSSPQGIPMNSYIQLKKLLAMGIKPEFVILSLSPEAFDDNKGFILSPFLRMGCDNECLDIVWKDIPLKEKWAYLLDKVFSIRSVELNLSLLSSRLKRGKLKEYKSKYNEEFQLINYTKGEYLMYGVQSNPIEKIKKDTLRIGSLYMGSYTLGSSQRPYVEAFLDLTRKNQIKTLVLWPKVYGDYYKYYEKFHIKEVWWEPTEIMAKSYGAYTLNWNKEGTCDLFNDASHQSAFCFIDQMKEIWVNYAER
- a CDS encoding pseudouridine synthase, with the protein product MRINAFLAKLGLGSRRKVEDLVLSGRIKINGSTITDLSFQVSETDSVSFDGNPVQMEEESLKRPKIIAFNKPAGYLTSHEDKFHENTIFSLLPEGFQKYNYAGRLDLDSRGLLLLSIDGDFIQKVTHPRNKIDKEYIISLKQPVAWKAIADEFMLGVREGGDTLRALAVKPANVMPEKTNPGFTSYLSIILKEGKKRQIRRMCKAKDLVVLDLYRIRIGKLDLRDFVLDEGKYKVVTEEQVLGKPIS
- the lipA gene encoding lipoyl synthase translates to MNPLKKKPRSKNISPRVDLPEWMKVRVSFPTEGDALSKVREEVESKKLHTVCESASCPNLNHCWNRKTATYMLSGDICTRRCQYCDVAFGKPNALDSEEPERVARSVAELELRHVVLTAVNRDDLKDGGAGHFAETITKIKSYRPTCSIEVLIPDFKAKEDSLQILYAAKPNIINHNIETVERLFPTITPQKNYKRSLEVLSHIAKHGFLTKSGLILGLGEKEEDVKQCLVELYQHGVRMLTIGQYLQPGPTHYPVQEFVKPETFEFWKEFAYRTGFKTVASGPLVRSSYHAEEYFSDEAN
- a CDS encoding lipoprotein LipL45, which produces MKASKLTIMGLVLLFTGLTVCKKPDAEVSEAPKKPADLSAVVVFAVGDSKIQHADQTEEKAQLGALLKSGDNVVTGDNGKVDIQFADGSSIRISPKSAIDFAKLSQDSSGTTDTQIALVSGKVFAKVNKAKKEDNFTVVTPTAIAGVRGTSFIVEAAEGKPAKVKVVEGAVAFAPRVPALEKLSSEEISGNADLKKLQESLAKAEVILEKDQASTQSAKSADLAKSADIQTLDLNKAFKTAEKEKLVVETAKLTKNEEQEIKTIVTVDKKTAEEIAKLSESAQTEKLDELKKQEIDAKRQAIETEVAKRQEDEKKKFEESLANQPKEFKSKKDIVNYYERIEKIVLVDGKTVIGAIINQENGQLIVHTENGVKRIDMDNVEEVIYDLQQKSKF